From one Verrucomicrobiia bacterium genomic stretch:
- a CDS encoding deoxyhypusine synthase family protein: MKRVLEKEPQISQVSQFTAVRAFIDRNFQHFNAAVVKDACRSYEQLLAGGGKMFLAMAGAMSTGELGITLAEMIRKGKIHAISTTGANLEEDIFNLVAHNSYERVPGYRYLTKDDEEKLLDRHLNRVTDTCIPEEEAMRRIERIILEYWRKAEAKGERFFPHEYMYRMIKDGALEKLYEIDPRDSWMVAAAEKNLPIFVGGWEDSTLGNKFVADFKKGNIKKISVVKSGLEYMDVLIDWYEQTSAKAPIGFFQIGGGIAGDFPICVVPLLEQDLFRENVKKWAYFCQISDSTTSYGSYSGATPNEKITWGKIAKETPSFIIESDATIVAPLMFAYLLSE; this comes from the coding sequence AGCCAGTTCACCGCCGTCCGCGCCTTCATCGACCGGAATTTTCAGCATTTCAACGCCGCCGTCGTAAAAGACGCCTGCCGCTCCTACGAACAGCTTCTCGCGGGCGGCGGAAAAATGTTTTTGGCCATGGCCGGGGCGATGAGCACCGGCGAGCTCGGCATCACGCTGGCCGAAATGATTCGCAAAGGAAAAATCCACGCCATCTCCACCACCGGCGCCAACTTGGAAGAGGATATTTTCAACTTGGTAGCGCACAATTCCTACGAACGGGTTCCCGGCTACCGCTACTTGACCAAGGATGACGAGGAAAAACTCTTGGATCGCCATTTAAACCGCGTCACCGACACCTGCATCCCGGAAGAAGAGGCGATGCGCCGGATCGAACGGATCATCCTCGAATACTGGCGCAAGGCCGAAGCAAAAGGGGAGCGGTTTTTCCCCCACGAATACATGTACAGGATGATAAAAGACGGCGCGCTGGAAAAACTGTACGAAATCGACCCGCGCGATTCCTGGATGGTCGCCGCCGCCGAAAAAAACCTCCCCATCTTCGTCGGCGGCTGGGAGGATTCCACGCTCGGCAACAAGTTCGTGGCGGATTTCAAAAAAGGGAACATCAAAAAAATCTCCGTCGTCAAATCCGGCCTCGAATACATGGATGTCTTAATCGACTGGTACGAGCAAACTTCGGCCAAAGCCCCCATCGGCTTTTTCCAAATCGGCGGCGGCATCGCCGGCGATTTTCCCATCTGCGTGGTGCCCCTCTTGGAGCAGGATTTGTTCCGCGAAAACGTCAAAAAATGGGCCTACTTCTGCCAGATTTCCGACAGCACCACCTCCTACGGCTCCTACTCCGGCGCCACCCCCAACGAAAAAATCACCTGGGGAAAGATTGCCAAGGAGACCCCCAGCTTCATCATCGAATCAGACGCCACCATCGTCGCCCCCTTGATGTTCGCCTACCTTTTAAGCGAATA